GGACATTCGGTCATGCTGAGAGTACCAGTGGGAGGAGGTTGAAGCCTTTAGGCCCTGGTTGATTACATAGACTGGACTTGAGGGAATGGGATCTTTCTCCTAAATTGTTTGGTCACCTGTAATTAAAGGGAATGGCAGGTGAAATTTGGGAATAAAAAGGGCTCTGTTACCATCTTTTCAATCACATGGAGGAACGTGGGTTAGGGTTGGGAATAATTGAGTTGTGAAGTCATAAAAGGAAAGTTTGCAGAAAGACTAGTAATATGATTTGGATTTGACAACTTTATCAGAAGCATATTTTGATTTGGTAAGTATATTAATCTACATAAACTGTATGGCAAGTGACAAACAGAATATCATACCATTTATAGTTTGCTATCTGATTCTGACTTTATGTCAAACAAGGTGATTTAGACATTACTTACCATTTCAATTACTCAATTTCATTCCTATTTCTTTCAATCTATTCTGCTCTTCTCATTGTTGCTAACCAAATGGGGCCTCAATGGTTTATGACTATAGTAAAAAAGTGTACGAATccctttattaaaaaaaaaaaatgtttttatttatttattttagtggTGGGACCTGTCagggaaaaaaattgttctGTTGCCTGATCATGTTCCTTATGTCAATCTTCTAATGGTACCGACTCTCAGATTTTACGAAAGGAATAGCGAGATCTGCTTCTAGGCTTCTGCTCTTTTTGCTTTGTAATATACTTACCAGAACTTTAATGTACATTTAGGTTGAACTGCTGTCTCATTGTGCGCTTTTCAATGGAATCGAGCATTCATTGTCTGTCCAGGTACATAACACCTTCCGGGAGCTTGGAGAGTCGAACATTCTCCGGCCGTACATGAGTGATGCTATAAATGAAATATCTAAAGCATGCCgaagttttgaagttaaagaaTCAGCTCCTCCTAGTGCTGGTATTTACCTCCTGAAGCTTCATTCTGTTGACGTCTCCAATTACTTGATAATCTTTGCTTCTTTGCAGTTTCAGCTCTTCGTGCATTGCATTCTGAGATCACGAAGATTTACATAATAAGGCTATGCTCATGGATGCGGTCAATGACAGAAGAGGCATCTAAGGAAGAAACTTGGGTTCCGGTGTCTATACTTGAAAGAAACAAATCTCCATACACGATCTCCTTCTTGCCTTTGGCATTCCGTGCCATTGTGAGTTCAGCAATGGATCAGATAAACATGTAAGTAATCTATTGCACTTCATGTCAATGCTTTGGCTTATACATAAGCAGCTCAGTACTGTCCTACTCCGATTAGCCCTTGGTTTGTGGGACTCTTGATTGCCTTCCTTTGATTTTGATGGAAGTTTATGTGTGTCTGTTTGAggtgtcatttttcattttcatttgatgAAAGGAAAGAATTCTCTTGAGGGGAGAACTTTATTATGCTCTATCCAGAACGTGCTAAAGAGAGAGAAGTTTATTGGCCGAACTGGGAACATCAGTTATGAGGAAAGAGAAGTTTATTGGCAGAACTAGGAACATCATTTGGGAGGAATAACATGACTTGGACGGAAACATAGACAAACTGACAGAATAGTAGCTTTTTTAGATTAATAATGACAGAGATTCTGTTCATCTCCATTTATATCTTCCACACGATACATTGTAGGTTTGTTCTTTCCAAATCTTTACTGTTGAAGTGTTTTAATCAGCACCTGGCTTTGCAGTGTCTTTTAGCTATGTTGGGCATAATGAGAccattatttttttggccatgCTGATTGATGTAGTTGGTTACAAGTTCACGCTGGAGGAGATGAATTTATTCACCATCTTGCTTAGACATGCGTTAACAATAGGattgtaatatttttccttCCTAACATTTTATTGATGAGAATCTGGTTTCTCGCAGCTGTCCCCAGAATATAAAAGGGGAACTGGCCTCCAAATCTGCTTTTGGACTAGTTGAATAGGTCTAGAATGAGCCTCAATTCCTTTAAGTTTCATTTAGAAGCTACTCTCGGTGTTTTTATCCAAACTCAAACTTTACTGACATTTCTACCTTTAATGCGAACAAAGTATTGATAGAAACTTTTGAGCTTTCCTTTTACCAGTCTTCAGTGATTTAAAATATTGAGTCCACATCATGTTCCATTTTGAAACATCAGCTACCATTTCTTGCTTTCGACAGCAATAGGAAACAAatcctagagagagaaattaacaTCTTCAGCCTGCACGTCtttacttttctattatttttctagagGCTCGACCAAACTTTCCCATCCACCCTTCTTAATGCCATatgtgaaaattttcatttcatatgcTTTGCTTTTCCTCAACTGACCTCCAAagtcatttttgtaagtgagtCTAAGGGGGAGAATACGAAATCCCCGTTGTGATACCAGAATATCCATCTGCACAACTTCTCCAGAGGAAATTCCTTGCAAATTACGTAATCTGGTGGAGAAGGATGGGGGAAATAGGACAATTTTGGGAAGACTATAcagttttttgttcttttttttttccaatgtagAAGCATCCCCTTTTGATAAAAGAACTTCCAAATGGTCATTTTCTGTCCATCCTCTCAATTATGTGTTCTAGTTAAACTGAAATTACGACATttgttctttaccaaaaaaagaaaaaaattaagacattTGAGGTTggggtgcttttttttttgggggggataATTCTACTCCATGTCAAGCAAGCAATCAAGGGCAGTGAAGGattcatctttttctcttttcctttttattggcATTCATGACTTTTTTGTTCCCTCTCATCCGAGTACCTGATTTCAAAAGTTCGGTGAATTATGTTGGCATTtctgccttttaaaaaaaaaaaaaaggaaatctctACATTCATAGTGCAGGCCACCCGCAGTAATTGTTGTCATGCCGTTTAGTCCCCTTCTTCTGTCCCAAAGAAGAAGGATTACAAATGTGGTATCATCTGAGATGCTGTCTTGACTAAATGGGTCTTCCCATTTGACTCCCTCCTATAGTAGGGATGAAATAAGATGAAACTGCCAATACACCCTTAGAATGCGTTTCCGGAAACTGTCATACAGGAAAAGTACACATTCACATTCACCTGTTTTGCTGAGGATTGCTTGAAAAGTAGTTTAAATAAAGTATTATGTCTGTGTGTGGGGCAAATCTTTTGCTTTCATGCACCCATGATAAACTGATCAGTAACAAGCAGACAAAAGCATGTGTCATTTTCTTGCAATTATTTAAATGATTCCACATGTGCTCTAAAATATGCTTTAAATTGTGTTTATGGCTTTCCTTTTCAGGATGATTCAGTCTGTGAAGAGTGAGGCAGCAAAGTCAGAAGATATGCTTGTACAGCTCCAAGAAATTCTAGAATCTGTTAGACTTGCATTTCTGAActgttttcttgattttgctgGTATGGTGAATGGTCATTGCTCACTTTTCATACTTCAAAAATTTACAAGCATCCTTGTTGGTAATTGTGATTTATTTGCATGCATCAACCAGGTCATCTAGAGCGCATTGGTGTTGAGCTAGCACAGAACAAATCAGGCAAAGAGAGTCCCTACTTGCAAAATGGCTACTCAAATGAACTGGAAGAAAATAGCTCGACTGATCTCCCTGGAAGTGCACATCAGCGGTTATTAATTGTCCTCAGTAATATTGGATATTGCAAGGATGAGCTTTCTTACGAGTTGAACAACAAATACAGACAAATCTGGCTTCAATCTACGTATGTCTTTTgcatattgaaatataaaacaTTATTGTCTGATAGGTTATCCTAAATTGCCTATGGCAGTAAGTTCAGTGTAAAACCAGAAACAATTTTATATATGTGCTTAATCACCCAGATCAGCTCACATCTTAAGTGCTATTATGTTTGAAATCAGCCTATTGATTAATTGCAAAAGGTACACATCAATAATCTGGCACATTGGATTATATTTTACTTGTGAGAAAAGATGGTTTATGGGGTAAGTTTTTCATTGGCACTTCATATCCTTCTACTTTTTGAGTGAGGCTTCTCTGCATTTCCTTAGATGGAGAATAATATCCTGGTAATAAATTAGTCAATGCACAAAGCAatgttcttttcttgcttttcttggtTTTTAATAGAACTTCTCTTaccttttatatattttgaattatttatgctATGGAAAATACTTATCTAGTCTTCATTCAGCGTAAAGGACGAAGGGGACAGTGATATACAAGATTTGGTAATTTCTTTCTCCGGGCTTGAAGAGAAAATTCTTGAGCAGTATACATTTGCGAAGGTATTGCTTCACATTCATCCATGGTGAATCTTTGGATCCATTCTTGCGAATGGGTTTTATGTGCGTATTTCTTCGTCTTACTTGGTCGTAGGAACTTTTTTTAATGTCAATGTTCATCCCCAGTGGGACTTTGTAAATGTGATATTGTGACTTAATGGAAGTGAGGCGATGTGCAAATCAAACATAACATCATGAATCATGTAATACTTTTTTCTTGGCATGTCGCCTACCATAGAAGTGTTTATTGATCAGTTACTGAGAATTTTGGTGTCTCTGCAGGCAAATTTAATTAGAGAAGCTGCTGTGAGCTATTTGTTGGATTCTGGTGTTCACTGGGGATCAGCACCTGCAGTCAAAGTGAGGTTTTGGACTAATATAGGACAGCCATTTTCTTAACATTTTTATATGCTAAACTTCTTGTCAAGATCCATCTTAAAATTGGTTGTTACTTTGTAGGGTGTGCGGGATGCAGCTGTGGAGTTAATGCACACTCTTGTAGCTGTTCATGCTGAGGTATGTTCTGCCTCTCTTATTATTGTATAATTTTACCCCTCCTTGTTCCCACCTACTCCTTTTCATGGCTAGTGTTACACTCTCTGATCTCTTCTACTTTTGTGGTTCATAAGATGTGATCTCTATGGCCTAGGAAGTCATATGGAGTGGCAATCTCATCTTGTCGTATCTGGTACTTGGTTATCTATAGTTGCTTCAGTAAAGCTTTTCTTATTGTATTTGTTACAACAGGTTTATGCGGGGGCTAAGCCTCTGTTGGAAAAGATCCTAGGTGTTCTTGTGGAAGGTTTGGTCGATACTTTTCTTAGTCTCTTTAGTGAGAACAAAGGCAAAGAACTCAGATCACTTGATGCAAATGGTTTCTGCCAGCTCATGCTCGAGGTATGATTTATTTTGGAACTGACTGATGCAATTTTTGCAGTTTAGGCTTGCTGGCTGTTTCTTCGAATTGTATTGGGAAAGTCAAGACATGAAGTTTTGTGACGATGCATCagtttttgttgtttgtttcattgaaaatagTTCTAAGGCAGATGAAACACTGCTCTCTGTAACAGATTGTTGCTAACAGTCACCCCATGGATGTGCTAATGCGGTTGCATCCAAATAGTTAGGTCGGAGGAGAATTGGAGTAAAAGGATAACAAAATATGGAGCTTATGTTCCAAAACTTGTTTGTTTTcctattacttgcttttgcgtGTGGCCCTTATACCTAACATATCCGCTTTTGCTACCACTTGTTTAGTCCTGGTGGATTATGTTACGCTGCAAACCAGTTTGCAGTATATTTGTGCAGCAACCTACAACAATAGTGATCCATTACCAATATGTAAATTTGTTTCATGATTTTTAACTCTTCTTACATTTGTTTGTCGTTCTCTCTCTGGTTTGCTCTCTCATTGTCCAGTATCTTACATTTCATATACATCCACCCTACCACTTACTTCATGCCACGGCCTGCCACCATCACTGTCGCTgctgccatcatcatcatctctctctctctctctctctttggggtTTCCATCTCATTATTTCTTCGTCTCTTCATTTTTCTGCATGGTGTGGCATTTTTTGTCATATACTTCTTATACATCGTCAGTTTTAGGGATGATGGGGAAATCACTCGATTTGCTGAACCAACCTATCTTACATGTCTACTGCAGCTTGAATATTTTGAGTTCGTGTTGAATCCATATTTTACGGCTGATGCAAGGGAGTCCCTCAAATCTTTACAAGGCGTACTGTTGGAGAAAGCCACTGAGAGCGTGTCGGAGGCTGCTGAGAATCCAGGCCACCACCGGCGCCCAACTCGTGGAAGTGAAGATGCGCTTGCAGACGAAAGGCAGCAGGGGATGGGTGTATCACCAGATGATTTAATCGTAAGGGATAATCTTGGTCTTTTTATGTTTATCCCCTCGGAGGACGAggttgcaaattttattttatttatttatttatttatttatttttggggtACTATCATGTTTGATGCAGCTAATCTCTacttttttggccaaagttCCATGGAGCTATTTATGTGAGCCTTTTTCTCATGGGGAAATTTGATAATCCATCGGAAAGTGAATTTTTGGGTTTACCCTAGAAGATCACATTAAGCTCTGATTAACATCTGATATTTGTCACTTTACCTTTAAAGCCTGTCTATGCATGAAGGTCATGTGAAGTGTGAAGTGGATGTTAAACAAAAGTAGTGGGCTGAAAATTTGTTATAGAGGTAGAGAGTCATCATCTGTCTTAATATTTCATGGTTTGGTTTACAGAATCAATGATAGGTGGTGCAATTCTGCTTCTGTTTCACTTTCCTTCTCGGTCTCTTCATCTTCTGATTTTCTGGGTTTTGAAAAAAGTTTGGTGCATAAAAGCTTCCTCTCCATGCTTTTTTAATTCTGCAGGCCCTTGCACAGCAATATAGTTCTGAGTTTCTACAAGCAGAGCTAGAGAGGACTCGGATTAACACGGCATGCTTTCTTGAGTCGACTGCATTGGATTCGGTGCCAGAACCAGCCAGAGCTGCATACACTCCCTTCAGGGGGTCAGTGAATTCTCCCAGCAGAAACTACCGAGGCGCAGCTGTGGTTGGATCGCCAAGTTACTCACGACAGAGGCGTAGATAAGTTCATGACAGctaccccaatttttttctggGGGGCTGAGACTTCGTTGTAATTTGTATCTTTTCCATGTCTATATATGGTTGGCAGATACCTTATTCTTTCATAAGCAGCCTTTCCCCATAACCAGATGCCGACTCTGTTCTGATCGATTTGTTTTACTTGTTTCCTGCCAAGTTTCTGTTTTGCTGTTTATATCTAACTTGAACTCATAGCTTGTACATTTCCGGTTTCCTTTTCCCGGCTGGCCCGTCATAGCTTGTAAAGAAGTTGAGATGTTCTCAATAGTCTTTGGAATGGTTGTCCTCATTGTTGGTTTTGTAATGCGATGTTGTGCTCGATTCTCAACCTTAGGTTCCCTCTCATCTGTATGCCTTAGTTAGAAGCTCTCCGCTGAGATGGTTCGTCATCAATTTCACTAATCCTTTGTCAGGTTGTGGATGACGTAATTTACTTACAGCTCCGCCTCCTTTCTCGATGCTTGTTTAGACGTTTCTCCACTAATTCTTTAGAATATTTTCCGATTGGCACTTCCAATTGACAGCGCCCTCAAAGTCGGCTCAAAGGAAAAGCTTCGGCTCGTTCCATGATTTTGTAACCCCAGGCGCTGCAATGGCAAGTTTGGCCCGTGAGCAATTTGCATAGGCTGCGTTATGCAATCCCAAGTGATGAACCCACCCAAGGGAAAGGTCATATCGACAAGTTCAACTACCCAGGCTCTTCATACT
The window above is part of the Eucalyptus grandis isolate ANBG69807.140 chromosome 6, ASM1654582v1, whole genome shotgun sequence genome. Proteins encoded here:
- the LOC120294549 gene encoding LOW QUALITY PROTEIN: exocyst complex component SEC5B-like (The sequence of the model RefSeq protein was modified relative to this genomic sequence to represent the inferred CDS: deleted 2 bases in 1 codon), with the protein product MNTEELGCMLRMQEEHMEIQAKGKGGANLSWSEVNNMPYTAKVGILKRVLEEVEKVMQEFKGTLYKSMEDPHIDLANLENTVRLLLELEPESDPVWHHLNIQNQRIRGLLEKCSLDHEARRENLQNELHERAVSDARWRHIQQNPNEPSDDNSPNPGNINMLVDAESLDMAGEEVDALRGKYIHRLTSVIVYHVPAFWKVALSVFSGKFAKSSQVSADSNINSTGNKPEEKYSSHSLEEVAGMIRQTLSAYEAKVHNTFRELGESNILRPYMSDAINEISKACRSFEVKESAPPSAVSALRALHSEITKIYIIRLCSWMRSMTEEASKEETWVPVSILERNKSPYTISFLPLAFRAIVSSAMDQINMMIQSVKSEAAKSEDMLVQLQEILESVRLAFLNCFLDFAGHLERIGVELAQNKSGKESPYLQNGYSNELEENSSTDLPGSAHQRLLIVLSNIGYCKDELSYELNNKYRQIWLQSTVKDEGDSDIQDLVISFSGLEEKILEQYTFAKANLIREAAVSYLLDSGVHWGSAPAVKGVRDAAVELMHTLVAVHAEVYAGAKPLLEKILGVLVEGLVDTFLSLFSENKGKELRSLDANGFCQLMLELEYFEFVLNPYFTADARESLKSLQGVLLEKATESVSEAAENPGHHRRPTRGSEDALADERQQGMGVSPDDLIALAQQYSSEFLQAELERTRINTACFLESTALDSVPEPARAAYSLQGVSEFSQQKLPRRSCGWIAKLLTTEA